TCAAGATCAGCGATGTTCCGATAGAAGGATAAAGATATCCCCGTTTCTCATGTTTGGTATGTGAAAGAGTGGATGCCCAGTCATTACGGGCAGTCAAATCAATATAAGCGCTTTCTTTGTATCCCACCTGGACAGTGGCAAACAAGGATTGTAGCTGGCGACGGGCATCTATCTTCTGATCAAGGGCAGCCGAACCATTCATTATGATATTTGCCAGATTGAAAACATTGGCATAATATAATGAAGCAGTCTTAGAGTCATAACGAGTAGAATTGGTGGTTTTGTCATTGAGACTCGTACCCAGCGCGCCGTTCACAGAGAAGTCACCCCATTGCTTCTTCATCATAAGCATCAGATCACCATAAAACTGGATATCCTGATAGTCCATTTCTATGTAACGTCCGTTCGTACCTGCTAAAGCCGGAGCTGTGGAAGCATAGAATTTCTGACGAAGTTTGTCATTAATACAATCAACATTACCACGAGTCTGTACTGTCAACCAATCATTTACTTTGAAACTTGCCGATAAGGATACTATAGCATGCAAGCGTACTTCTTTACTTTGTATACGATTCACAATCCAATAAGGATTTTGTTCAAAGTCATCATAAGAAGTATGCCAGTTTTGTATATTCAAATTTCTACTCTCATCATATACTTCGAAATTATCCTTGTAATAGGTCAGATCCTCTCCACGAGGAAAGCGATAAAGACCGACTAACGGATTCATATAAAATCCGCCCACCGTCGGTTTATTCTTAGTAACTTGCCGCATCAGGTTTACACTACCATCTAACCTCAGACGATCGTTAAACAAAGTAGAAGTTTCTCTGAAAGTAAGATTATGTTTCGACAAACGGTTTTTATCAATAATTCCTTTACCGGTAGTATTGGCATACGAGAAGTAGTTTTGCAATTTTTCGTTACCATGACTCAAGGATACAGAAGTAATAGAAGCCATTCCCGTAGAAAAGAAATCTTTCAGATTATCATTTTTTGGCAAATTTTGTCGCTCACCCCAACTATCTATAATTTCACTGACTCCATAACGGTTTTGCATCTCAGGCAAAGAAACAGCTTTATCAAACATAAGACTGGTAGAGAATGAAATACTACGCTGTCCCTGTGATTTACCTTTCTTGGTTGTAATCAAAATCACACCATTACCTGCCTGGCTTCCATAGAGTGCAGCAGCAGGAGCGCCCTTCAGGATACTTATACTTTCAATATCTTCTGAATTTAAATTTGAAATGCCATCACCACCATCGCGATTTCCTGCATTAGCTGTCCCTCCTATGGCACTGAAAGCTTGTTCCGAACTTGAATTCAGCATAGGAACACCGTCAATTACATAAAGAGGTTGATTTTCACCAGCCACCGAACGGATTCCACGAATACTTACCTTCGCAGAAGCCCCCAAACCTGATGAGACCTGATTTATTTGTACACCCGCAGCTTTACCTGTCAACGATGTTATCAAATTCGGCATTTTAACCCTCGTCAGTTCTTCATTCTTTATCTGACTCATGGCATAAGAAAGAGAGTGTTCTTTCTTCTCAATACCCAATGCAGTCACAACTATTTTATCCAGTTCCACAGCATCCTCTACCATTGTTATATTCAGGAAAGTCTTTCCACCCACACTTATCTCCTGCGTTTTATATCCCATAAAAGAAAATCGCAACATAGCATTGTCTGCAACAGTCAATTTAAACTTCCCCTCCATATCAGTAACCGTACCGTTTGAAGTACCTATTTCTAACACTGTAGCACCCGCCAAGGGCACACCATCCTCACCTACAACGCATCCTGTAAGAGTTTTCTGTGCCAAGATTACCATCAAACGACTTTCTACGTCGTTTGCAACAAAAGCATAACAAGAACTACTGTATAAGAAAAAATAACTAAAAAATAAAAAACAGATATAACTATAGATAGTAAGTTTCATAATTTGCAATAAAGAAATAACAATCTGCAAATGTAACCAATTTCTTTTTCAATTAAAACCTGTTATATAACATATAAGTAATATCTATCAGTGAAAAAAGAACAATAATATTTGTTTTTCGAGGATTTGTATGTATATTAGGGGCATGGATACTAATGCGGACATCTTTAAAATAGAAACAAACCATGTGGTCCCCTCACGTGGCAAAGTGTTGATATCTGAGCCTTTTCTCTATGATGAGATGTTTGGACGTTCCGTTATTTTGTTGGTAGACCACTCTACAGATGGTACAATGGGGTTGGTACTCAATAAACCACTTCCTTTAAGCCTAAATGATGTATTGAAAGAATTTAAGGATATAAGCAATATACCGATCTATAAAGGTGGCCCATTAAGCACCGACACATTGTTTTATCTTCACACTCTGAAAGATGTGGAAGATTCGTTGCAAATAGGAAAAGGAGTTTATCTGAATGGAGACTTCGATGCCATTCGCCGTTATATTTTGCAAGGTAATGATATCGACGGAAAGATACGTTTCTTCCTGGGCTATTCCGGTTGGGAACATGATCAATTATGCCAGGAAATAGAAGAAAATACCTGGCTGATAGGATCAACAAGCATCGCCTCCCTTATGAATGAAAAAGGAAGTGCAGAGTTATGGAAAAATGTATTGGGACAGCTGGGAGGCAAGTATGAAATATGGTCACGCTTTCCACAAATTCCTACACTAAATTAATCATGCCGGATACGCTGCAATAATGCAACATCTTTGAAACATCCCTCGATACATAGCCAGTCTTTTAATAATCCGCAAGAAACAAAGCCACATGAAGTAAACAGGCGCATACTTGCTTCATTATCTGTAGCGATGTGAACGAATAGTTGTCGCATACGCAGAAAATCAAAAGCATATTCGCAAAGCAATGTTAATGCATCCTTTGCATAGCCTGCTCCGCGAAACTCTTTCCTGATCACGATACCCACTTCTCCACGCGCGTGCATAGGAGAAAAGTCTGTTATATCAACCGTGCCAATTGTCAGACCGTCTTCAAGACGCACAATCATCATACGCAGTTGTTTATCAGCAAACATATCACATTGTGAGTTCTCCATGTATTGCTTCATAACATAGCGCGAATAGGGTACTGTAAAGTTGCTGATATCCCACTGTTGAGGATCATTTTCCATCTCACAAATAAGTTCCAGATCTTCTGGCTCCATAGCACGAAGACGAATACGGTCATTTATAAAATAGGTATGTTTCATTCAGATGTAACATTTATCAGGAGTCACCAATACGCGACTCTCCGGGTTATAAATACCAAGGCTCAATCCCATTTTGTGATGATGGGACAGCAAGCGAATAATAGCTGAAAAAGAAAAGGCACGGCAATCATATACTACATGCGTGAAACCTTTCAGTGAAATAAATGAACTTCCATGACCATCTACAGCAGACATTTCGTTGGATACAACAAAGTGATGCTTTCCACCTAATCCGTTACGCTTTAAAAGTACGCGCAAGCTATGAATGGTTGCTTCTTCGCCAAATATGAGAAAACGAGGAAAACGTTGTCCTTTCTGGAAAGAGATTTTTGTCTCTTTTACCGGAAAACGAAACAAACGCTGCACAAAAAGTACAAACAAGCGAACATACATCTGTAGATGAATACCCGCACGCACCAGCCAACATCCTATAACACCATAACGTTCGCCATGTTTACAAAAGAAAATATCCATTGCCTTACAAAATACACGCACATGACGGTAAGTGTCCTTCGATGTACTTTCTCCCTTATAATGCAATATCGGACAGGGCAAATAATAATTTTTATATCCTGCTTCTTCTATCCGGCAAGACAGGTCAATATCCTCACCATACATGAAGAAATCTTCATCCAGTAATCCGGTCTTATCTAATGCTGAACGACGAAGCAACATAAATGCACCCGCCAGTACTTCCACCTGATGAACGCCATTCATATCCAAAGCAGTACAATAATAACCACCCAAACTTTTAGAGTGTGGAAACAATCGTCCCAAACCGGACAATTTACCAAAAGTTGCCGCCAAAGTAGGATATCCACGTTTAGATTCCCTCAAAAAGCGTCCGTCATGCGTTATCATTTTCACACCGGCAGCCCCGGCTTCAGGATGAGCATCCATAAAAGGTATTGCCTCTTCCAATGTCTGTTCCGACAATACAGTGTCAGGATTCAGCAGTAGCACATACTCCCCTTTCGACTCACGAATTACTTGGTTATTGGCACGGGCAAAGCCCAGATTTTCTTTATTATAGATATAGGTGATATTCGGAAAACGCTCAGTGATATATGCTTCAGAATCGTCCATAGAGGCATTATCCACTACCAGAATCTCGGCTGAAAGATTGTCAATAGCCCTGTATAAGGAACAAAGACACTGTTCCAGGTAATACTTAACATTATAATTGACTATGACAACGGAGAGTTTCATGCTTCCTCTTCTTTATTAATATGCAATTCCTTACGCAAGCGTCCCTCACCGGGCAAACAAAACAATGAAGCCGTTAGAGCAATAAAAGCACAAAGAATTCCTTTATTACTCAACATGAGATAATAAACAGCAAAACCCGCCAACACCGGTAACATTAAAAGTATAATGCGAATTTTACTCCAGAAAGAATACAAATGTAAGGCTTCGGGCAAACTAACCTTGTCGATCTTGCGCGTAAGCACCCATGCAAATAATTTTAAGGACACAGGCACACAGATAGCTGCCAGCAAAATAACCAAAGTTTCAGCCAAATAAGTAGCACGTACATCAGCAGCGTACATGCCTACCCATTCCCCACCAGTTTCACCTACTATTATTAACAGAACCGGCAGCAACCAAAAGCTAATAAATATAACTTTTAAACGAGCTGCCACGTGTTTTATTTGATTTTCCATGTGCTAATAACTTAATAATTAATAATTCAATTTGTTCCGGAAAAAGGAGTTCGATTCACAATACTACGTCCCAATGTCACCTCATCAGCATATTCCAGTTCATCACCAACAGAAATACCACGGGCTATGACACTCAACTTCACACCCAGTTTCTCCAATTTACGGTAAATATAAAAATTGGTTGTATCACCCTCCATTGTGGTACTAAGTGCCAGGATAACTTCTTTTATTCCACCTGCAGATACACGCTGCACAAGGCTTTCTATTTGTAAATCGCCTGGTCCCACCCCATCCATTGGTGAAATGACGCCACCCAACACATGGTAAAGTCCACGAAATTGCTGTGTAGCCTCCACTGCCATGACATCACGGATATTTTCCACAACGCACACAGTAGAATCATCTCGCTGTGGATTAGCACAGATACGGCAAGTCTCGGTATCCGATATATTGTGGCAGACTTTACAATATTTCACTTCGTGCTTCAGCGTAACAATGGCATTGCCAAAAGCCTCCACTACCGCCGTATCCTGTCTCAAAAGATGCAACACCAAGCGCATAGCCGTCTTTCGTCCCACTCCGGGCAGTTTGGCAAATTCACTCACTGCCTTCTCCAATAATATCGAGGAAAATTGTCCATTCATACTTAAAAATCAACTATTGGCGACAAAGATAATGCAAATTGAGTACAGAACTTTCATGCAAGCATGAAAAAGTTATGCCAAAATGCAGCTTATCTTCTCAAAAGATTATCAGAATTCCGTATTCTGAACACGGAATTTTGAAATAAGTGCTACCTTTGCACACGTAAAAAAAGAGAAACAGCCTGTAAGGAGTGTAAACATTTACGTACCACCGCTCATAAGTAGCTCCTGGAAGGGGGCATAACGTTTTTAAAGAATAAAGGCAACGTTTTTAAAAAACGTCCGCCATATTCTTTAAAAACGTTGGGAGAGTTTTTTAAAAACATTCTCCACACAGATAAAAAGAGTAAGAAACTTTCTAAAATTGACAAGAAAAATGGAGATTACAAGCGCCGAATTCGTCATTAGTAATACAGACGTTAAAAAATGTCCCCCCGGAATATTTCCCGAATATGCTTTTATCGGACGTTCCAACGTTGGGAAATCCAGCCTCATCAATATGATGACAGGCCGTAAAGGACTTGCTATGACTTCCGCCACTCCGGGAAAAACAATGCTTATCAACCACTTCCTTATTAATAAAAGTTGGTATATAGTCGATCTGCCCGGTTACGGCTACGCCAGACGCGGACAAAAAGGAAAATCACAGATACAGCGCATCATTGAAGATTATATTCTGGAACGTGAACAGATGACAAATCTCTTTGTGCTTATCGACTCACGGCTCGATCCACAAGTCATCGACATCGAATTCATGGGATGGTTGGGCGAACATGGAATCCCCTTCTCCATCGTCTTTACCAAAGGCGATAAGCTGAAAGGAGGCAGATTGAACAGCAATATCCAGCAGTATCTGAAAAAACTAAAAGAGCAATGGGAAGAACTTCCCCCATATTTTGTGACCTCT
The nucleotide sequence above comes from Bacteroides intestinalis DSM 17393. Encoded proteins:
- a CDS encoding SusC/RagA family TonB-linked outer membrane protein; the encoded protein is MVILAQKTLTGCVVGEDGVPLAGATVLEIGTSNGTVTDMEGKFKLTVADNAMLRFSFMGYKTQEISVGGKTFLNITMVEDAVELDKIVVTALGIEKKEHSLSYAMSQIKNEELTRVKMPNLITSLTGKAAGVQINQVSSGLGASAKVSIRGIRSVAGENQPLYVIDGVPMLNSSSEQAFSAIGGTANAGNRDGGDGISNLNSEDIESISILKGAPAAALYGSQAGNGVILITTKKGKSQGQRSISFSTSLMFDKAVSLPEMQNRYGVSEIIDSWGERQNLPKNDNLKDFFSTGMASITSVSLSHGNEKLQNYFSYANTTGKGIIDKNRLSKHNLTFRETSTLFNDRLRLDGSVNLMRQVTKNKPTVGGFYMNPLVGLYRFPRGEDLTYYKDNFEVYDESRNLNIQNWHTSYDDFEQNPYWIVNRIQSKEVRLHAIVSLSASFKVNDWLTVQTRGNVDCINDKLRQKFYASTAPALAGTNGRYIEMDYQDIQFYGDLMLMMKKQWGDFSVNGALGTSLNDKTTNSTRYDSKTASLYYANVFNLANIIMNGSAALDQKIDARRQLQSLFATVQVGYKESAYIDLTARNDWASTLSHTKHEKRGYLYPSIGTSLILSRLFTLPEWVSYAKVRGAYSMVGNDIPPFMTYPLSHITAGGEYLANDAAPFKEMEPEMNYSWEAGAEARFLNSRIGFNLTFYKTNTRNQFFKLPTLAGDKYAYRYVNAGNILNRGWEIALDATPVLTKDFMWSTTLNFATNKNKIVALHEELKEFVYGPTSFSSSYAMKLVKGGSIGDIYGKAFVRDASGNIVYETEGSNAGLPKIEGDGNTVKVGNSNPKFQMGWNHTLSYKDISLYFLVDCRYGGKVLSQTQADMDLYGVSEVTAQARDEGYVMLEGHRIDNVKGFYKIVGGRAGTTEYYMYDATNIRLRELSLSYQLPASWMEKSKVLKKVQLSFIARNLFFFYKKAPFDPDLVLSTGNDNQGIDVYGMPTTRSWGFSLKCEF
- a CDS encoding YqgE/AlgH family protein, which produces MDTNADIFKIETNHVVPSRGKVLISEPFLYDEMFGRSVILLVDHSTDGTMGLVLNKPLPLSLNDVLKEFKDISNIPIYKGGPLSTDTLFYLHTLKDVEDSLQIGKGVYLNGDFDAIRRYILQGNDIDGKIRFFLGYSGWEHDQLCQEIEENTWLIGSTSIASLMNEKGSAELWKNVLGQLGGKYEIWSRFPQIPTLN
- a CDS encoding GNAT family N-acetyltransferase gives rise to the protein MKHTYFINDRIRLRAMEPEDLELICEMENDPQQWDISNFTVPYSRYVMKQYMENSQCDMFADKQLRMMIVRLEDGLTIGTVDITDFSPMHARGEVGIVIRKEFRGAGYAKDALTLLCEYAFDFLRMRQLFVHIATDNEASMRLFTSCGFVSCGLLKDWLCIEGCFKDVALLQRIRHD
- a CDS encoding glycosyltransferase family 2 protein, producing MKLSVVIVNYNVKYYLEQCLCSLYRAIDNLSAEILVVDNASMDDSEAYITERFPNITYIYNKENLGFARANNQVIRESKGEYVLLLNPDTVLSEQTLEEAIPFMDAHPEAGAAGVKMITHDGRFLRESKRGYPTLAATFGKLSGLGRLFPHSKSLGGYYCTALDMNGVHQVEVLAGAFMLLRRSALDKTGLLDEDFFMYGEDIDLSCRIEEAGYKNYYLPCPILHYKGESTSKDTYRHVRVFCKAMDIFFCKHGERYGVIGCWLVRAGIHLQMYVRLFVLFVQRLFRFPVKETKISFQKGQRFPRFLIFGEEATIHSLRVLLKRNGLGGKHHFVVSNEMSAVDGHGSSFISLKGFTHVVYDCRAFSFSAIIRLLSHHHKMGLSLGIYNPESRVLVTPDKCYI
- the recR gene encoding recombination mediator RecR — encoded protein: MNGQFSSILLEKAVSEFAKLPGVGRKTAMRLVLHLLRQDTAVVEAFGNAIVTLKHEVKYCKVCHNISDTETCRICANPQRDDSTVCVVENIRDVMAVEATQQFRGLYHVLGGVISPMDGVGPGDLQIESLVQRVSAGGIKEVILALSTTMEGDTTNFYIYRKLEKLGVKLSVIARGISVGDELEYADEVTLGRSIVNRTPFSGTN
- the yihA gene encoding ribosome biogenesis GTP-binding protein YihA/YsxC, with the protein product MEITSAEFVISNTDVKKCPPGIFPEYAFIGRSNVGKSSLINMMTGRKGLAMTSATPGKTMLINHFLINKSWYIVDLPGYGYARRGQKGKSQIQRIIEDYILEREQMTNLFVLIDSRLDPQVIDIEFMGWLGEHGIPFSIVFTKGDKLKGGRLNSNIQQYLKKLKEQWEELPPYFVTSSENRMGKKELLDYIESINKELNTK